From a region of the Citricoccus muralis genome:
- the urtC gene encoding urea ABC transporter permease subunit UrtC — translation MSLTSTERGDPSAAGPDEARVGDAGRGRPAGPVAGVPRRGLAYGGMAVLAIALMVLVPMFFGTFQVNQIGRFVCLAIVAVGIGLAWGRGGMLTMGQGAFFGIGAYVMAMHMLLSDAALRGPDALPSFMVLSGNGELPWFWEPFRSGTVTVLAIVLLPALVAGLLGFSLFKRKVKGAYFAILNQALVAAVAVLLIGQQDTLGGSNGLSGFQSFFGLSLADPLNQQFIYLLACGVLVAMVALAYWTMRSRFGELLVATRDGEERVRFLGYDPAGVKTIAYVAAAMMASVGGALFVPIVGIISPTSIGVAPSIAFVIGVAVGGRGSLFGPVLGALAVAWAESSLAQAFPSGWSYFQGLLLILVIVLLPGGVASLGQRFRRHRADSGKGSTPDPGTDPAEPAHVPAPKGTLT, via the coding sequence ATGAGCCTCACCAGCACAGAGCGCGGAGACCCGTCCGCCGCCGGACCGGACGAGGCCCGAGTGGGCGACGCCGGACGGGGCCGTCCGGCGGGTCCGGTAGCGGGGGTGCCCCGCCGGGGGCTCGCCTATGGCGGCATGGCGGTACTCGCCATCGCCCTGATGGTCCTGGTGCCGATGTTCTTCGGCACCTTCCAGGTCAACCAGATCGGCAGGTTCGTGTGCCTGGCCATCGTGGCGGTCGGCATCGGCCTGGCCTGGGGCCGCGGTGGCATGCTCACCATGGGTCAGGGCGCCTTCTTCGGCATCGGGGCCTACGTCATGGCGATGCACATGCTGCTCTCCGACGCCGCCCTGCGGGGCCCGGACGCCCTGCCGTCCTTCATGGTGCTCTCGGGCAACGGGGAGTTGCCGTGGTTCTGGGAGCCGTTCCGCAGCGGGACGGTCACCGTCCTGGCCATCGTGCTGCTGCCTGCCCTGGTGGCGGGCCTGCTGGGCTTCTCGCTGTTCAAGCGCAAGGTCAAGGGTGCCTACTTCGCCATCCTGAACCAGGCCCTCGTCGCCGCAGTCGCGGTGCTGCTGATCGGCCAGCAGGACACCCTGGGCGGGTCCAACGGCCTCAGCGGGTTCCAGTCATTCTTCGGCCTCTCCCTGGCCGATCCGCTCAATCAGCAGTTCATCTACCTGCTGGCCTGTGGGGTGCTCGTGGCCATGGTCGCGCTGGCCTACTGGACGATGCGCAGCCGGTTCGGCGAACTGCTGGTGGCCACCCGGGACGGTGAGGAGCGCGTCCGGTTCCTGGGCTACGATCCCGCGGGCGTCAAGACCATCGCCTACGTGGCCGCCGCCATGATGGCCAGCGTCGGCGGGGCGTTGTTCGTGCCGATCGTCGGGATCATCTCGCCCACCTCGATCGGGGTCGCGCCCTCCATCGCCTTCGTGATCGGCGTGGCCGTCGGCGGACGCGGTTCGCTGTTCGGTCCCGTCCTCGGCGCCCTGGCGGTCGCCTGGGCCGAGTCGTCGCTCGCGCAAGCCTTCCCCTCCGGATGGAGCTACTTCCAAGGGTTGCTCCTCATCCTGGTCATCGTTCTGCTTCCCGGCGGAGTCGCCTCACTCGGCCAACGATTCCGCCGCCACCGGGCCGACTCCGGCAAGGGCTCCACCCCGGATCCCGGAACCGACCCGGCCGAACCAGCGCACGTACCCGCCCCGAAGGGAACCCTGACATGA
- the urtD gene encoding urea ABC transporter ATP-binding protein UrtD: MSVTDIDSRPTAVADQTPLTTPAGNTGLAVRDLTVRFGPFTAVDGVDLDFAPDTVHFLIGPNGAGKTTCVDAITGLSKATGSVRLDGQEVLGIPVRKLARQGIGRTFQTATLFENLTVLQNLDIAAGMHRSRWSLLGARSRIDPAIDEALEDTGLGHVIDRPAGILSHGQKQWVEIAMLLVQRAKVLLLDEPVAGMSHDERQATGELLHRLKRERTVIVVEHDMDFMRQFASEVTVLHQGKVLSAGSVDAVTSDPRVQQVYLGSGPDAEAEGNQTA, from the coding sequence ATGAGTGTCACCGACATCGACAGCAGGCCCACAGCCGTAGCGGATCAGACTCCACTGACCACCCCAGCCGGGAACACCGGATTGGCCGTCCGAGACCTGACCGTCCGCTTCGGGCCCTTCACCGCAGTCGACGGGGTCGACCTCGACTTCGCCCCGGACACGGTCCACTTCCTCATCGGCCCCAACGGCGCCGGCAAGACCACCTGCGTGGACGCCATCACGGGCCTGTCCAAGGCCACGGGCTCCGTCCGGCTCGACGGACAAGAAGTGCTGGGCATCCCCGTCCGGAAGCTTGCCCGCCAGGGAATCGGCCGCACCTTCCAGACCGCCACCCTGTTCGAGAACCTCACCGTCCTGCAGAACCTGGACATCGCCGCCGGCATGCACCGCTCCCGATGGTCGTTGCTCGGTGCCCGCAGCCGGATCGACCCCGCCATCGACGAGGCGCTGGAGGACACGGGGCTCGGACATGTCATCGACCGTCCCGCCGGCATCCTCTCGCACGGGCAGAAGCAGTGGGTCGAGATCGCCATGCTCCTGGTCCAGCGGGCCAAGGTGCTGCTGCTGGACGAGCCGGTGGCCGGCATGAGCCACGACGAACGGCAGGCCACCGGCGAGCTGTTGCACCGGCTCAAGCGGGAACGCACCGTGATCGTGGTGGAGCATGACATGGACTTCATGCGCCAGTTCGCCTCCGAGGTGACCGTCCTGCACCAGGGAAAGGTCCTGTCCGCCGGTTCGGTGGACGCCGTGACTTCGGACCCTCGGGTCCAACAGGTGTACCTGGGAAGCGGGCCGGACGCAGAGGCCGAAGGGAACCAGACAGCATGA
- the urtE gene encoding urea ABC transporter ATP-binding subunit UrtE produces the protein MMLEIENLTVGYDRTTVLRDVSLGCAEHGVAAVLGHNGAGKTTLLKAAIGLLRPSAGTIRLDGEDITRHASHRRVHAGLAYVPQGQRSFEQLSALENLQVVADGQPRSRRRAAVQEALDRFPALQAVLDRQAGLLSGGQRQQLAIARALITKPRLLLLDEPTEGIQPSVVLEIEQAVESLAADGMSILLVEQHVGFAIRVAQNYTVLAAGRATHQGDGGLAARDSVREALAL, from the coding sequence ATGATGCTCGAGATCGAGAACCTGACCGTCGGCTACGACCGCACCACCGTGCTGCGGGACGTGAGCCTCGGGTGTGCAGAGCACGGTGTCGCCGCCGTCCTGGGGCACAACGGAGCCGGCAAGACCACCCTGCTCAAGGCGGCCATCGGCCTCCTGCGCCCGAGCGCCGGGACCATCCGCCTGGACGGTGAGGACATCACCCGGCACGCTTCCCACCGCCGGGTCCACGCCGGACTGGCCTACGTCCCCCAGGGCCAACGATCGTTCGAGCAGCTCTCCGCCCTGGAGAACCTCCAGGTCGTGGCCGACGGCCAGCCCCGCTCACGGCGCCGCGCAGCCGTCCAGGAGGCGCTGGACCGGTTCCCCGCCCTGCAGGCCGTGCTCGACCGGCAGGCCGGACTGCTCTCCGGTGGCCAGCGCCAACAACTCGCCATCGCCCGGGCCCTCATCACGAAACCGCGGCTGCTGTTGCTGGACGAGCCCACCGAGGGAATCCAGCCCTCCGTGGTCCTGGAGATCGAGCAGGCCGTCGAGTCCCTCGCCGCCGACGGCATGAGCATCCTCCTGGTCGAACAGCACGTCGGTTTCGCCATCCGCGTCGCCCAGAACTACACGGTGCTGGCAGCAGGCCGCGCCACCCACCAAGGCGACGGCGGCCTCGCCGCCCGAGACAGTGTCCGCGAGGCCCTGGCCCTGTGA
- a CDS encoding ABC transporter substrate-binding protein, with protein sequence MRTVPHRARRRRTSSFVLALAVAVALTSCSTGGTATTAESGTGLRLAESTEYTSLHPLDHPLGITTKFYDGLVNVGENGALEPGLAAQMPTPDEDLTTWTVQLRQDVTFSDGSDLTAEDILAAYDAVRDPAMGSWMAADYAMVDAVTALGEHTVEFKLSHSYAGLPARLTLGIPASQALGDSVLHSSLAAEPVGTGPYVLEDWRRGESMALASRDDWWAGDPEVERIDIAFVPDENARAQRLRSGEFDGAQLSPRLATALDGVNDLELVTNPSGDFRGISLPQSLPFFQDPQVRTAVNLATDRQAMIDGILQGHGRPLATPMTPAQGDSYERSARFDHDPARAAELLDGAGWTLTVDGVREKDGRQFSFSLMYFAEDTLRRDLAQAFASDLSELGIRVELEGVDRPQAAASMADKAFVLGGGDLPYDADTQVYRQVSSDFAEYDPDDPYSNPSGYADEQVDRLLAEAREEADPQIRAGLYRELQTRLVQNPPMVSLIALEHTYVAQGLDRWDGLAPVVEPHEHGVAWGPWWNVESWTRP encoded by the coding sequence ATGAGAACCGTGCCCCACCGCGCCCGGCGCCGTCGTACGTCGTCGTTCGTCCTCGCGCTGGCCGTCGCCGTGGCCTTGACCTCGTGCTCGACCGGCGGGACCGCCACCACCGCCGAGAGCGGCACGGGACTGCGGCTGGCCGAATCCACCGAGTACACGAGCCTCCATCCTCTCGACCACCCACTGGGCATCACCACCAAGTTCTACGACGGCCTCGTCAATGTGGGGGAGAACGGCGCCCTGGAGCCGGGGCTCGCCGCGCAGATGCCCACCCCGGACGAGGACCTGACCACGTGGACGGTCCAGCTGCGTCAGGACGTCACTTTCTCGGACGGTTCGGACCTCACCGCCGAAGACATCCTTGCCGCCTATGATGCCGTCCGTGATCCTGCGATGGGGTCCTGGATGGCGGCCGACTACGCCATGGTCGATGCTGTCACGGCGCTCGGCGAGCACACGGTCGAGTTCAAGCTGAGCCACTCCTATGCGGGGCTTCCCGCCCGGCTGACCCTCGGGATCCCGGCCTCTCAGGCGCTCGGCGACTCGGTGCTCCACTCCTCGCTGGCCGCCGAGCCGGTCGGCACCGGCCCCTACGTGCTGGAGGACTGGCGCCGCGGGGAGTCAATGGCCCTGGCCTCGCGCGACGACTGGTGGGCCGGGGATCCGGAAGTCGAGCGCATCGATATCGCCTTCGTTCCGGACGAGAACGCCCGCGCCCAGCGCCTGCGCAGCGGCGAGTTCGACGGCGCCCAACTCTCCCCCCGGCTGGCCACGGCCCTGGACGGCGTCAACGACCTGGAACTCGTCACCAACCCCTCGGGGGACTTCCGCGGCATCTCCCTGCCGCAGTCGCTGCCCTTCTTCCAGGACCCGCAGGTCCGGACGGCCGTGAACTTGGCCACCGACCGGCAGGCGATGATCGACGGCATTCTCCAGGGCCACGGCCGGCCGCTGGCCACGCCGATGACCCCGGCCCAGGGAGACTCCTACGAGCGCTCCGCACGGTTCGACCATGACCCGGCCCGTGCCGCCGAGCTTCTGGACGGGGCGGGCTGGACCCTCACCGTGGACGGGGTGCGGGAGAAGGACGGCCGGCAGTTCTCCTTCTCCCTGATGTACTTCGCCGAGGACACGCTGCGCCGGGACCTGGCCCAAGCCTTCGCCTCGGACCTGTCCGAGCTGGGCATCCGGGTTGAGCTGGAGGGCGTCGACCGGCCGCAGGCCGCGGCATCCATGGCGGACAAGGCCTTTGTCCTCGGCGGCGGAGACCTGCCCTATGACGCCGACACCCAGGTCTACCGCCAGGTCAGCTCAGACTTCGCCGAGTACGACCCGGACGACCCCTATTCGAACCCCTCCGGATACGCCGACGAACAGGTCGACCGGCTGCTGGCCGAGGCCCGCGAGGAGGCCGATCCGCAGATCCGCGCCGGTCTCTACCGCGAGCTGCAGACCCGGCTGGTCCAGAACCCTCCCATGGTCTCCCTCATCGCGCTGGAGCACACCTATGTGGCCCAGGGCCTGGACCGCTGGGACGGCCTGGCCCCGGTCGTCGAACCCCACGAGCACGGCGTGGCGTGGGGTCCATGGTGGAACGTCGAGTCCTGGACCCGGCCGTGA
- a CDS encoding ABC transporter permease, giving the protein MTPAPERAVGPPLASPGASQGAVRATRNRRGRLVGVLVGRRLAWTVPLLAVISLGIFALAALSPADATTGFLGARGEFTPASSRDNVEELLGHGTWLESWLAWAGSTLTGDPGWSTAYRAPVAEIVAARLPWTVLIMATGVLSAAVLSVVLALGVALTPHHPVSRTVVGGLWAVTALPSFLVSLGLMAVFAIGLGWLPAGGLTNPGADLTAGQVATHMVLPTAAVAVSQVPWMSLHLHEALRAQLNGPAVEAARVRGLSEPTIVARHALPAAAIPVVAIAGTRLPEIVAGAAVVELVLSWPGLGQALVEAALAQDLALLATVGVLLTAASLLGGLLADVALVALDPRTDPREL; this is encoded by the coding sequence ATGACGCCGGCGCCCGAGCGGGCGGTCGGCCCGCCTCTCGCATCCCCGGGCGCCTCCCAAGGTGCGGTGCGGGCCACGCGGAACCGGCGCGGCAGGCTCGTCGGGGTGCTCGTCGGGCGGCGCCTGGCCTGGACCGTCCCCCTGCTGGCGGTCATCTCCCTCGGCATCTTCGCGCTCGCGGCCCTCTCCCCGGCCGACGCCACGACGGGCTTCCTCGGGGCCCGCGGAGAGTTCACCCCGGCTTCCTCCCGGGATAACGTCGAAGAGCTCCTCGGCCACGGCACCTGGCTGGAATCGTGGCTCGCCTGGGCCGGTTCCACCCTCACCGGGGACCCGGGATGGTCCACGGCCTACCGTGCCCCGGTCGCCGAGATCGTGGCCGCCCGGCTGCCCTGGACCGTCCTGATCATGGCAACAGGCGTGCTGTCCGCCGCGGTGCTCAGCGTTGTGCTGGCCCTGGGGGTGGCCCTGACACCCCACCACCCGGTGTCCCGCACCGTGGTGGGCGGACTGTGGGCGGTCACGGCGCTCCCCTCCTTCCTCGTGTCCCTCGGCCTGATGGCGGTGTTCGCGATCGGCCTCGGCTGGCTGCCGGCGGGCGGGCTGACCAACCCCGGCGCGGACCTCACCGCGGGGCAGGTGGCCACGCACATGGTGCTGCCGACCGCCGCCGTCGCCGTGTCCCAGGTGCCGTGGATGAGCCTGCACCTGCACGAGGCCCTGCGTGCCCAGCTGAACGGACCGGCCGTCGAGGCCGCGCGAGTTCGCGGCCTGTCCGAGCCCACCATCGTGGCCCGTCACGCACTGCCGGCCGCCGCGATCCCCGTGGTGGCCATCGCGGGGACGCGACTGCCCGAGATCGTGGCGGGAGCCGCCGTCGTGGAACTGGTCCTCTCCTGGCCGGGGCTGGGCCAGGCGCTCGTCGAGGCCGCCCTGGCCCAGGACCTGGCCCTGCTGGCCACCGTCGGCGTCCTCCTGACGGCCGCCTCCCTCCTCGGCGGGCTGCTGGCGGATGTGGCCCTCGTGGCCCTGGACCCGAGGACCGACCCCCGTGAACTCTGA
- a CDS encoding ABC transporter permease — protein MNSETLRTHTTLTAGRRAPEAPPPARRPLPSRQSRPSRQFRPSRGAHDATPGRAVRILCATVLAALVAYAVLVPILFTVDPFLVDYSTGAQGPSPAHPFGTDVAGRDLFSRSAAGLRVSLIAAIAGAAGAVVIGTAAGATCAMVGGRFDRWCMRGVDALNAVPHLLLGIVVASFFRGSLLAIVMVVAVTHWTQTARLVRSEILTLRAQDHVRAAVSQGFTRLQLVRHLGLPRLGGQLGVAAGLLVPHAVWHESTLTFIGLGLPPHQPSLGSLLQLGQEALLSGAWWSIAVPAGLLVLVTVCLAGLLRSPAGRS, from the coding sequence GTGAACTCTGAGACGCTCCGGACCCACACCACCCTGACCGCCGGAAGACGGGCACCGGAAGCACCCCCACCTGCCCGGCGCCCCCTGCCGTCTCGGCAGTCCCGGCCGTCCCGGCAGTTCCGCCCGTCCCGGGGCGCGCATGACGCCACGCCTGGCCGTGCCGTGCGGATCCTCTGCGCCACAGTGCTGGCGGCCCTGGTGGCCTACGCCGTGCTCGTCCCGATACTCTTCACCGTCGATCCGTTCCTGGTGGACTACAGCACCGGAGCACAGGGGCCGTCGCCGGCCCATCCCTTCGGCACCGACGTCGCCGGCCGGGACCTCTTCAGCCGCTCAGCCGCCGGCCTGCGCGTCTCGCTGATCGCCGCCATCGCCGGCGCGGCAGGTGCCGTGGTGATCGGCACCGCGGCCGGGGCCACGTGCGCGATGGTGGGCGGCCGGTTCGACCGCTGGTGCATGCGCGGAGTGGACGCCCTCAACGCGGTCCCCCACCTGTTGCTGGGGATCGTGGTGGCCTCCTTCTTCCGTGGCTCGCTCCTGGCGATCGTGATGGTCGTCGCGGTCACCCACTGGACCCAGACCGCGCGGCTGGTGCGCTCAGAGATCTTGACCCTACGCGCCCAGGACCATGTCCGCGCCGCCGTCTCCCAGGGGTTCACCCGCCTCCAGCTGGTCCGGCACCTCGGCCTGCCCCGGCTCGGCGGCCAGCTCGGGGTGGCGGCCGGCCTCCTGGTCCCTCACGCCGTCTGGCACGAGTCCACGCTGACCTTCATCGGCCTGGGCCTGCCGCCCCACCAGCCCTCCCTGGGATCACTACTCCAGCTCGGCCAGGAGGCCCTGCTCTCGGGTGCCTGGTGGTCCATCGCCGTCCCCGCCGGCCTGCTGGTCCTCGTGACCGTGTGCCTGGCCGGGCTCTTGCGCTCACCCGCTGGACGTTCATGA